In the genome of Hyla sarda isolate aHylSar1 unplaced genomic scaffold, aHylSar1.hap1 scaffold_1253, whole genome shotgun sequence, one region contains:
- the LOC130303994 gene encoding histone H4, which yields MSGRGKGGKGLGKGGAKRHRKVLRDNIQGITKPAIRRLARRGGVKRISGLIYEETRGVLKVFLENVIRDAVTYTEHAKRKTVTAMDVVYALKRQGRTLYGFGG from the coding sequence ATGTCGGGACGCGGCAAAGGAGGAAAAGGTCTCGGTAAGGGCGGAGCCAAGCGGCACAGGAAGGTGCTCCGTGATAACATCCAGGGCATCACTAAGCCTGCAATCCGCCGTCTAGCTCGCAGGGGAGGTGTGAAGCGTATCTCCGGCCTCATCTATGAAGAGACTCGCGGTGTCCTGAAGGTTTTCCTGGAGAACGTCATCCGTGACGCCGTCACCTACACCGAGCACGCCAAGAGGAAGACCGTCACCGCTATGGACGTCGTGTACGCCCTCAAGCGCCAGGGCCGCACTCTTTACGGCTTCGGAGGTTAA